In Listeria monocytogenes, the following proteins share a genomic window:
- a CDS encoding EsaB/YukD family protein: protein MAKNTHMNVTVDFTNWGASKYDLRIPVHQPIKALIINLAETLKIEYKDLSKCTIKTTNKAILLSDDDKLTNFQIADGDILEIL from the coding sequence ATGGCTAAAAATACACATATGAATGTGACAGTTGATTTCACAAATTGGGGAGCAAGTAAGTATGATTTACGAATTCCAGTGCATCAACCAATCAAAGCGTTAATTATTAATTTGGCAGAAACGCTCAAAATCGAGTATAAAGATTTGTCCAAATGCACGATAAAAACAACGAATAAAGCGATATTACTAAGCGATGACGACAAATTGACTAATTTTCAAATTGCGGACGGAGATATTTTAGAAATTTTATAG
- the essA gene encoding type VII secretion protein EssA — MKFKIAAFVLLLCFAFAPGVLAADSDSYLENNGKMDIKTDRLQKTEEEKTKELEQMEETELDKNGIPLFTDEMDEKIAKQKAAEKAEYDRIKDSLFEEESTSGETVEKTKAKLFTGKYEATAVTTETPTNVETTIEDEMKKTKQKTVGGAIAGTLVALAGGIYVAARNVFE; from the coding sequence ATGAAATTTAAAATAGCTGCATTCGTTTTATTACTTTGTTTTGCCTTTGCTCCAGGAGTTCTCGCTGCAGATTCTGATAGCTATCTCGAAAACAACGGAAAAATGGACATAAAAACAGATAGACTCCAAAAAACAGAAGAAGAAAAAACGAAAGAACTAGAACAGATGGAAGAAACTGAGCTTGATAAAAACGGAATCCCGCTTTTTACTGACGAAATGGATGAAAAAATCGCTAAACAAAAAGCGGCGGAAAAAGCGGAATACGACCGAATTAAAGACTCACTTTTTGAAGAAGAATCTACATCCGGGGAAACGGTAGAAAAAACGAAAGCGAAGTTGTTTACAGGTAAGTACGAGGCAACTGCCGTGACTACTGAAACACCTACTAATGTAGAAACAACGATAGAAGACGAAATGAAAAAGACAAAACAAAAAACAGTTGGCGGAGCAATTGCTGGGACACTTGTGGCACTAGCCGGTGGGATTTATGTGGCAGCACGCAATGTTTTTGAATAG